From a region of the Anaerolineales bacterium genome:
- a CDS encoding aldehyde ferredoxin oxidoreductase C-terminal domain-containing protein, with product MKLIRVNMSDKTVHIEDVPKEYAGLGGRGLTSIMINAEVPPKCDPLGPENKLIFAPGYMSGTTLPNTSRISIGAKSPLTGGIKESNAGGTVATALGHLGITAIVAEGAASDFNILRIDQNGEASLIPADTYRGMRTYAFVEKMLEAYGEDTSVLCIGPAGEYELAAASIQSSDVDGRPCRAAGRGGMGAVMGSKGLKALVVDQRGKAADAVADPKAFKAAVKDVVAFVKADHMSGEVMPELGTAALVAPVNVMGAFPSYNAREGTFEGWENISGERMAEIIKERGGKATHQGCSQCMIHCSNEYVDKDGNFVTSSLEYETIWATGGMTGIADLDVIARLDHLCDDIGVDTMSTGVAVAVAMDAGYKEFGDAEAAITMVEEIAQGTDFGRILGNGPAAVGRHFNHSRVPVVKGQSIAAYDPRAMLGQGVTYATSPMGADHTAGNIVGAYLTKQLDPLDPQGQVETSRFLQIAMAAFDTMGQCFMASVAMLAPEGSEAFRKAISAKSGVEIDAGEFPMGIGKRVLQAERDFNRKAGFTKQDDRLPEMFYKEPLPPHDVVFTIPDDEIDETFDF from the coding sequence ATGAAACTCATCCGAGTCAATATGAGTGATAAAACCGTTCACATCGAAGATGTACCGAAGGAGTACGCCGGGTTGGGCGGCAGAGGACTGACTTCGATCATGATCAACGCAGAAGTGCCGCCGAAGTGCGACCCTTTGGGTCCGGAGAATAAACTGATCTTCGCTCCCGGTTATATGAGCGGCACGACGCTGCCGAACACCAGCCGCATCTCCATCGGGGCGAAGAGCCCATTAACTGGCGGGATAAAGGAAAGCAACGCCGGTGGCACCGTAGCCACGGCGCTGGGACACCTGGGAATTACCGCCATTGTGGCTGAAGGCGCAGCGTCGGACTTCAACATTCTTCGCATCGACCAGAATGGTGAGGCGAGCCTGATACCGGCCGATACTTACCGGGGTATGCGTACCTATGCGTTCGTAGAGAAAATGCTGGAGGCATACGGCGAAGACACCTCCGTCCTTTGCATTGGACCGGCCGGGGAGTACGAACTTGCGGCTGCTTCGATTCAATCTTCTGACGTCGATGGCCGGCCTTGCCGCGCCGCTGGACGCGGGGGCATGGGCGCCGTCATGGGCTCCAAGGGTTTGAAAGCGCTGGTGGTCGATCAACGCGGAAAGGCGGCAGATGCCGTAGCCGATCCAAAGGCTTTTAAGGCGGCGGTCAAGGATGTGGTGGCGTTTGTGAAGGCGGATCACATGAGCGGCGAAGTAATGCCGGAACTCGGGACGGCGGCACTCGTCGCCCCGGTCAACGTCATGGGTGCCTTCCCCAGCTATAACGCGCGCGAGGGCACATTTGAAGGCTGGGAAAATATCAGCGGCGAGAGGATGGCAGAGATCATCAAGGAGCGAGGGGGTAAGGCCACACACCAGGGTTGCAGCCAGTGTATGATCCATTGTTCGAATGAATACGTAGACAAGGATGGTAATTTCGTCACCAGCTCCCTGGAATATGAAACCATCTGGGCGACTGGCGGTATGACCGGTATCGCCGATCTGGATGTTATCGCCCGACTCGATCACCTGTGTGACGACATCGGTGTCGACACGATGAGCACCGGCGTGGCCGTGGCGGTCGCGATGGATGCCGGCTACAAGGAGTTCGGCGACGCCGAGGCTGCGATCACAATGGTGGAGGAGATCGCCCAGGGTACGGATTTCGGAAGGATTTTAGGGAACGGTCCAGCAGCTGTCGGCAGACATTTCAATCACTCGCGAGTTCCTGTGGTTAAAGGCCAGAGTATCGCTGCATACGACCCAAGAGCCATGTTGGGTCAAGGAGTCACGTACGCAACGTCCCCCATGGGGGCCGATCATACCGCCGGTAACATCGTCGGTGCGTACCTGACCAAGCAGCTCGATCCCTTGGATCCACAAGGACAGGTCGAAACTTCACGTTTCCTGCAGATCGCCATGGCCGCATTCGATACCATGGGGCAGTGTTTTATGGCCAGCGTGGCCATGTTGGCCCCGGAGGGGAGCGAGGCTTTTCGAAAGGCGATCAGCGCCAAATCGGGCGTTGAAATCGACGCGGGCGAGTTTCCCATGGGAATAGGAAAACGGGTATTGCAGGCGGAGCGTGATTTCAACCGCAAGGCAGGGTTTACGAAACAAGACGACCGCCTGCCCGAGATGTTCTATAAAGAACCGCTGCCGCCGCACGACGTCGTGTTTACCATCCCTGATGATGAAATTGACGAAACATTCGATTTTTAG
- a CDS encoding ABC transporter ATP-binding protein, producing MPILEGIGVTKNFGGLAAVSEVDFKITKGKVVGLIGPNGAGKTTLFNLVSGAAVPKSGTINFKAENITGMQPYRICRKGVARTFQSVKIFGNMPVVENVLLGSIFGSANDSSMSEAAEDASELCEFVGLSEMRKVPAHSLTLCNKKRLEVARALATKPELLLLDELMAGLNPTELAGAMELVHKIRDRGITIFMIEHVMHAIMSICDRIIVLHHGQKIAEGTPKRIAANKTVIEAYLGE from the coding sequence ATGCCAATCCTTGAAGGTATCGGCGTCACAAAAAATTTCGGCGGATTGGCCGCAGTCTCGGAGGTGGATTTTAAAATCACCAAGGGCAAAGTCGTCGGGTTGATCGGCCCCAACGGGGCGGGCAAGACGACACTGTTCAATCTGGTGTCCGGGGCGGCTGTTCCGAAATCCGGAACCATAAATTTCAAAGCCGAAAACATCACCGGCATGCAGCCGTATCGAATCTGCCGGAAGGGCGTGGCGAGGACGTTTCAGTCGGTGAAGATATTCGGCAACATGCCGGTCGTCGAAAACGTCCTGCTGGGTTCGATCTTCGGTTCAGCCAATGACTCGTCGATGTCGGAAGCTGCCGAAGATGCTTCAGAATTGTGTGAATTCGTAGGGCTGTCAGAAATGCGCAAGGTCCCGGCCCACAGCCTCACCCTGTGTAACAAGAAACGTCTTGAAGTCGCCAGGGCGTTGGCGACCAAGCCGGAACTCCTGCTGCTGGATGAATTAATGGCGGGATTGAATCCCACAGAATTGGCCGGGGCGATGGAGCTGGTCCATAAGATTCGAGATCGGGGAATAACGATTTTCATGATCGAACATGTCATGCATGCGATCATGAGTATCTGCGATCGCATCATCGTTCTTCATCATGGACAAAAAATTGCGGAGGGAACACCCAAACGCATTGCAGCCAACAAAACCGTGATCGAGGCTTACTTAGGAGAATAA
- a CDS encoding NAD(P)-dependent alcohol dehydrogenase translates to MDIKAAVISEPGGAFIIEQLELSEPNDDEVLVRIIGTGICHTDLAGRDMHLPIPAPPSVFGHEGAGVVERVGSRVTKVKPGDHVVLAWDYCGKCSSCKSGKVLYCLNFFQHNFHGARPDDSDTLRKGDQVVHGSFFCQSSFANFALANERNVVKVRDDVPLEILGPMGCGIMTGAGAVMNSLGVRPGSSIAVFGAGNVGMSAILAAVVCGCTTIIAVDTNADRLKMAQELGATHTINAGEMDPVEAILEITGGGAKYSLECVGNPAVLRQAVDVLPRLGICGLTGVVPPGTEVSLDMDLIMNGRTVRGILGGDAIPDLFIPVLIELYAQGRFPFDRLIKFYEFEDINQAVEDMEQGKVMKPVLKM, encoded by the coding sequence ATGGACATCAAAGCTGCGGTCATCTCGGAACCCGGGGGCGCATTCATCATCGAACAACTCGAGCTGAGCGAGCCGAACGACGACGAGGTGCTTGTGCGGATAATCGGAACGGGTATTTGCCACACGGACCTGGCGGGTCGGGACATGCATCTACCGATTCCGGCGCCGCCCAGCGTGTTCGGGCATGAAGGAGCGGGTGTGGTGGAACGCGTGGGCTCGCGGGTAACCAAGGTCAAACCGGGCGATCACGTCGTGCTCGCCTGGGATTACTGCGGGAAGTGCAGTTCCTGCAAGTCCGGCAAGGTGCTCTACTGTCTGAACTTTTTCCAACACAACTTCCACGGCGCCCGTCCTGACGATTCCGATACCTTGCGAAAAGGCGATCAGGTCGTACACGGCTCATTTTTCTGCCAGTCCTCTTTCGCCAATTTCGCCCTGGCCAACGAACGCAACGTAGTCAAGGTGCGGGATGACGTGCCGCTCGAGATCCTGGGTCCGATGGGCTGCGGCATAATGACCGGCGCCGGCGCCGTGATGAACTCGTTGGGGGTCAGACCGGGATCTTCGATTGCCGTTTTCGGTGCCGGCAACGTGGGCATGAGCGCGATCCTCGCTGCAGTCGTATGCGGCTGCACCACCATCATCGCTGTGGACACGAACGCAGATCGCTTGAAGATGGCGCAGGAACTCGGAGCGACCCACACCATCAACGCCGGGGAGATGGACCCGGTGGAAGCCATCCTGGAGATCACCGGTGGCGGCGCCAAGTACAGCCTGGAGTGTGTGGGCAACCCGGCGGTGCTGCGGCAAGCCGTAGACGTGCTGCCGCGCCTCGGCATCTGTGGGCTGACCGGTGTCGTGCCGCCGGGCACGGAAGTCAGCCTGGACATGGACCTGATCATGAACGGCCGCACGGTGAGGGGAATTCTCGGAGGGGATGCGATTCCGGACCTGTTCATCCCGGTCCTCATCGAACTCTACGCGCAAGGAAGATTCCCCTTCGACCGTCTTATTAAATTCTATGAGTTCGAGGACATCAATCAAGCCGTCGAAGATATGGAACAGGGGAAAGTAATGAAACCTGTATTGAAGATGTGA
- the mmsA gene encoding CoA-acylating methylmalonate-semialdehyde dehydrogenase has product MAILSEPIQEPVDLMNFVGGEFVPSSGATKEVVNPATGKVIARVPVSTKVDHDRAVEAALEAYPDWRSTPPVARARCLFRLKELLEENFEELSRIQTMEHGKTIDESRGETRRGIENVEVATGIPTLMMGTNLEDIATGIDEYLIRQPLGVFGIVGPFNFPFMVPLWFAPYAVATGNCIVLKPSPDTPISQAKIVELADEAGIPPGVWNVVHGEKDVVSAMLDHPRIKGVCFVGSTPVGRDVVYRRCGETGKRVIAQTGAKNFALVMPDADIDRTVAACMTSFFGNTGQRCLANANLIVVGEGLSEMQHKAFYSEVVDAFVTAAGKIRVGYGLDETIQMGPLQNPGKKERVLGYIEKGIEQGATLTLDGRIPEIVGDYPDTCFVGPTVFEDVTLDMVIAREEIFGPVAMMMKAGGLSEAIDMIHTNPFGNAASIFTGNGKWAREFQYLTDVGNIGINVGIAAPMAFFPFSGMKDSFFGSLHGQGMESVRFFTESKVVIFEVHDANITASAIMSFSEKLEEQSMAFYEQLARRFEEQRDTFLRFAKECKKNKIHLVRTYQETISDALEATFSFETLEFPEIDFESLLDEEASFTDVVSGAMAIERQASEFYTDVADQSQSLLATIPRAFKRVAKARLSRSETLEALRN; this is encoded by the coding sequence ATGGCCATTTTATCTGAACCGATCCAAGAACCAGTCGACCTCATGAACTTCGTCGGAGGCGAATTTGTGCCCTCCAGCGGAGCCACGAAGGAGGTCGTCAACCCGGCCACCGGAAAGGTGATCGCCAGGGTACCTGTATCGACCAAGGTGGACCACGACCGCGCGGTCGAAGCGGCGCTGGAGGCATACCCCGACTGGCGCAGCACGCCGCCGGTGGCAAGAGCCAGATGTCTCTTCCGCTTGAAGGAACTGCTCGAGGAAAACTTCGAAGAACTGAGCCGCATCCAAACCATGGAGCACGGTAAAACCATCGACGAGTCCCGCGGGGAGACACGGCGCGGCATCGAGAACGTGGAAGTTGCCACGGGAATTCCCACGCTGATGATGGGCACCAACCTGGAGGACATCGCAACCGGCATCGACGAGTATCTCATCCGCCAACCGCTGGGAGTCTTTGGAATCGTCGGACCGTTCAACTTTCCCTTCATGGTGCCGTTGTGGTTCGCGCCCTACGCGGTCGCGACGGGCAACTGTATCGTCCTCAAACCTTCTCCAGATACGCCCATCAGCCAGGCGAAGATCGTCGAACTGGCGGATGAAGCCGGAATCCCGCCCGGCGTCTGGAACGTGGTTCACGGGGAGAAGGACGTGGTATCGGCGATGCTGGACCACCCGCGTATCAAGGGAGTATGCTTCGTCGGTTCGACACCCGTGGGCAGGGATGTGGTCTACCGGCGCTGCGGCGAAACCGGCAAGCGGGTCATCGCCCAGACAGGCGCGAAGAACTTCGCCCTGGTCATGCCGGACGCCGATATTGATCGGACGGTAGCGGCCTGCATGACCTCCTTCTTCGGCAACACCGGCCAGCGCTGCCTTGCGAACGCCAACCTGATCGTCGTCGGTGAAGGGCTATCCGAAATGCAGCACAAAGCTTTTTACTCCGAAGTCGTGGACGCCTTTGTCACCGCAGCCGGTAAGATCCGCGTGGGCTATGGGCTCGACGAAACGATCCAAATGGGACCCTTGCAGAATCCCGGCAAGAAAGAGAGAGTCCTGGGGTATATCGAGAAGGGTATTGAGCAGGGCGCCACCCTCACACTGGATGGACGCATCCCGGAGATCGTCGGGGACTATCCGGATACCTGTTTCGTCGGTCCGACGGTGTTCGAAGACGTGACGTTGGACATGGTCATCGCCCGGGAGGAAATCTTCGGGCCTGTGGCCATGATGATGAAAGCCGGCGGCTTAAGCGAAGCGATCGATATGATCCACACCAACCCGTTCGGCAACGCCGCCTCCATTTTCACGGGAAACGGCAAGTGGGCGCGGGAATTCCAATACCTGACCGATGTGGGGAATATCGGCATAAACGTTGGCATCGCAGCGCCAATGGCGTTCTTCCCCTTCAGCGGCATGAAGGATTCGTTCTTCGGCTCACTGCACGGGCAAGGCATGGAGAGCGTCCGCTTCTTCACCGAGAGTAAAGTCGTCATCTTTGAAGTGCACGACGCAAATATCACAGCTTCCGCCATCATGAGCTTCTCGGAAAAACTCGAGGAGCAATCCATGGCCTTTTACGAGCAGCTCGCCCGGAGATTCGAAGAACAGCGGGATACCTTCCTGCGCTTCGCGAAGGAGTGCAAGAAGAACAAGATCCACCTCGTGCGGACCTACCAGGAGACCATTTCCGACGCGCTGGAAGCCACGTTTTCTTTCGAAACGCTGGAGTTCCCCGAGATCGATTTCGAAAGTCTGCTGGATGAAGAAGCCAGTTTCACCGATGTCGTTAGCGGTGCGATGGCTATCGAGAGGCAAGCCTCGGAATTTTACACCGATGTCGCGGATCAGTCCCAGTCACTACTGGCAACCATCCCCAGAGCTTTCAAGCGTGTGGCGAAGGCAAGACTTTCCCGAAGCGAGACCTTGGAGGCTTTACGAAATTAA
- a CDS encoding TetR/AcrR family transcriptional regulator, giving the protein MTKRTRTKRQEQAIETRNRIYNAAIELMDRKGFENLTIVDISEKAGVSVGAFYHYFESKNDILAEIFRKADDYFSNEVVLGKNGESVPEQILEFFDHYAKFNVMSGVEMTQQLFNPKVKFFIMKGRPMLMMLEDLIRRGQQRGEINTDAAPEDVVRFLFMMARGIVFDWSLHDGRYDLETTMHENMAILVSTLIR; this is encoded by the coding sequence ATGACCAAGAGAACTCGCACCAAACGACAAGAGCAGGCGATCGAAACCCGCAACAGGATCTACAACGCTGCGATCGAGTTGATGGACCGTAAAGGGTTTGAGAACCTGACGATCGTGGACATCAGCGAGAAGGCGGGCGTTTCGGTTGGGGCTTTCTACCACTACTTCGAATCGAAAAACGATATCCTGGCAGAGATTTTTCGCAAAGCCGACGATTACTTCTCCAACGAAGTCGTGCTGGGGAAAAACGGGGAGAGCGTTCCGGAACAGATCCTCGAGTTCTTCGATCACTACGCCAAATTCAACGTGATGAGCGGCGTGGAGATGACCCAGCAGCTCTTCAATCCGAAAGTGAAGTTTTTCATCATGAAGGGGCGTCCGATGCTGATGATGCTGGAAGATCTCATCCGCCGGGGGCAGCAGCGAGGAGAAATCAATACGGATGCCGCCCCGGAAGATGTGGTGCGCTTCTTGTTCATGATGGCGCGTGGGATCGTGTTCGACTGGAGCCTGCACGACGGACGCTACGACTTGGAAACGACCATGCACGAAAACATGGCGATCCTGGTATCCACTCTCATCAGATAG
- a CDS encoding ABC transporter ATP-binding protein, with protein sequence MLELCDVCTPCEATQALWDVCLEVRESEIVALIGSNGAGKTALLDAISGIAPPVSGTIEFLGKRIDGLPSHVIVDLGISHVPEGGRVFPDMTVYENLEMGAYSLRAWQKKEETLKQVYQIFPILEERTGQLASTLSGGERQMLAIARGLMSRPKLCMLDEPSYGLAPLMVEEIFRVIQDMRAQGITILLVEQNVRHSLETADRAYVMENGRICMEGTGEDLLESDFVRQAFLGL encoded by the coding sequence GTGCTGGAACTATGTGATGTTTGCACCCCTTGTGAGGCGACCCAAGCGCTTTGGGACGTTTGTCTGGAAGTCCGTGAATCTGAGATCGTGGCTTTGATTGGGTCGAACGGCGCCGGAAAAACCGCACTGCTCGATGCCATTTCGGGTATTGCGCCTCCCGTTTCGGGCACGATTGAATTCCTGGGGAAGCGGATCGATGGCCTGCCCTCTCACGTGATCGTCGACCTGGGAATCTCTCACGTGCCCGAAGGTGGGAGAGTGTTTCCCGACATGACGGTGTACGAGAATCTCGAGATGGGGGCGTATTCCCTCCGCGCCTGGCAAAAAAAGGAAGAGACTCTGAAACAGGTCTACCAGATTTTTCCCATCCTGGAGGAAAGAACCGGGCAATTGGCCAGTACCTTGAGCGGCGGCGAGCGTCAAATGCTGGCGATCGCCCGTGGGTTGATGTCCAGGCCGAAGTTATGCATGCTGGACGAACCCTCCTACGGCCTGGCGCCGCTGATGGTCGAGGAGATCTTTCGCGTCATTCAAGATATGCGGGCACAGGGGATCACCATCCTGCTGGTCGAACAGAACGTGCGGCACAGCCTGGAGACAGCCGACCGGGCGTACGTAATGGAAAATGGCCGCATCTGTATGGAAGGGACGGGTGAAGATCTACTCGAGAGTGACTTCGTGAGACAGGCGTTTCTCGGATTGTAG
- a CDS encoding branched-chain amino acid ABC transporter permease gives MNSSKLNLNLRTSWPAGASFILLVFFATLSLYASTYTVILLTSIFMYIILTVSWVIFSGPTGYISFAPAAFFGVGIYTSAVLGTELPLPLVILTGGVVSFILALFVGALTLRLKGVYFTMFTLGLVELSKHLLLWYEIKYTGTRGRFVILVDNNTIYYIMLTILVLLLLTTYLIRRSRFGLALRSIGESEEASAHLGVNVNLLKTITFAFSAVFMGATGAIMATRWTYVDPYIAFKLHYSFMPVLMSVFGGMGQLYGPVLGAGIFAILEELLITKFPYYYMFTIGLILLIVIVYLPNGLVGLIQKWQKRNPEEQHANP, from the coding sequence ATGAATTCTTCCAAGCTAAATCTTAACCTGCGTACATCGTGGCCGGCCGGTGCATCGTTCATTCTCCTGGTTTTCTTTGCCACACTTTCGTTATACGCCTCTACCTATACCGTCATTCTCCTCACCAGCATCTTCATGTACATCATCCTGACGGTGAGTTGGGTGATCTTCTCCGGTCCGACCGGCTATATTTCTTTCGCGCCGGCGGCTTTCTTCGGAGTTGGCATCTATACCTCCGCCGTCCTCGGCACGGAATTGCCGCTGCCGTTGGTCATCCTCACTGGCGGAGTGGTCAGTTTCATCCTTGCCCTCTTCGTCGGCGCTTTGACGCTGAGGTTGAAGGGGGTTTATTTCACCATGTTCACCCTGGGGCTTGTGGAACTCAGCAAGCACCTGCTCCTGTGGTACGAGATCAAGTATACGGGCACTCGAGGCCGGTTCGTCATCCTGGTCGATAACAACACGATCTACTACATCATGCTGACGATCCTGGTGTTGCTGCTGCTCACGACGTACCTCATCCGGCGTTCCAGGTTCGGGTTGGCCTTGCGGAGCATCGGAGAATCCGAGGAAGCTTCTGCTCATTTGGGTGTGAATGTGAATCTACTAAAAACCATAACCTTTGCGTTTAGCGCGGTTTTCATGGGTGCGACCGGTGCGATCATGGCGACACGTTGGACGTATGTCGATCCATATATCGCTTTCAAATTACATTATTCCTTCATGCCCGTCTTGATGAGTGTTTTCGGCGGAATGGGCCAACTTTATGGCCCCGTTCTGGGTGCCGGCATTTTCGCCATCCTCGAGGAACTGTTGATCACCAAATTCCCCTATTACTACATGTTCACCATCGGCCTGATCTTGTTGATCGTCATCGTTTACCTGCCCAATGGGTTGGTGGGTCTGATCCAGAAATGGCAGAAAAGAAATCCGGAGGAGCAACATGCCAATCCTTGA
- a CDS encoding FAD-binding oxidoreductase: MALSKELYRALEDIVGAENLSDDPAVLDSYRYSLAHTAIHLGPYFDTFTPRGAAVLLPGSTEEVQAIVKLCNMHKIKFKASSTFWSAQGYPSSENTLQLDMRRMDRILEIDEKNMFAVIEPGVIGATLQAEAMKLGLNTHLPGSGCSCSILAGATSYFGSGPSNLYGGWHYDNLLAMEWVMPTGDLFRTGSLGSNCGWFCGEGPGPSMKGIARGFLGAKGAMGVFTKCAIKLFAWPGPESLPVEGTVPAYGVSLPELFRAYTLAFPSWKAWADAAYTIWDTGIGYLAHRQFNMFGRDLKYAMVKILTDPTKTLGDLEQLLQDPEVQKVTDESTRDFQIVLAGMTPRDIEWQDRVLDEILSRTGGWKVEAMNSPEVNPWMLLYLIRLGHKNLNLVFGGSYDGCFGLLGAADLGAANAEEAGAFKKEWEKRGAIVAGGGDCMMGPIGGQGGGGTCLWENFTCFDPYDKFSTDGTLEFFDACTEFGLEKGWGVGMEKWNAQARGPDGKTPPKEVRDKIHLSNPQPSAFRYQHRIREIFNPNDLGDAYYETLDD, translated from the coding sequence ATGGCATTATCGAAAGAGTTATACCGTGCTCTCGAAGACATCGTCGGCGCCGAAAACTTATCGGACGACCCGGCGGTGCTCGACTCCTACCGCTATTCGCTGGCGCACACCGCGATTCACCTCGGTCCTTATTTCGACACCTTTACGCCACGCGGGGCGGCGGTGCTGCTTCCCGGGAGTACAGAAGAAGTGCAGGCGATCGTAAAACTGTGCAACATGCACAAGATCAAGTTCAAAGCCTCCAGTACGTTCTGGTCCGCCCAGGGCTACCCCTCCTCCGAAAACACCCTGCAGCTGGACATGCGCCGCATGGACCGCATCCTGGAGATCGACGAGAAGAACATGTTTGCCGTCATCGAGCCCGGAGTGATCGGGGCGACGCTTCAAGCGGAAGCGATGAAGCTCGGTTTGAACACTCACCTGCCCGGCTCCGGATGCAGCTGTTCCATCCTGGCCGGCGCAACGTCGTATTTCGGATCGGGCCCCAGCAATTTATACGGCGGCTGGCACTACGACAATTTATTGGCCATGGAGTGGGTGATGCCCACCGGCGATCTCTTCCGGACCGGATCGCTGGGTTCCAACTGCGGCTGGTTCTGCGGCGAAGGTCCGGGCCCGAGCATGAAGGGCATCGCCAGAGGATTCCTGGGAGCGAAAGGGGCGATGGGCGTCTTCACCAAGTGCGCCATCAAGCTCTTCGCCTGGCCCGGTCCGGAAAGCCTTCCGGTCGAAGGAACCGTGCCTGCCTACGGGGTCTCACTGCCCGAACTCTTTCGAGCCTACACGCTGGCATTTCCATCGTGGAAGGCCTGGGCGGACGCGGCCTACACGATATGGGACACCGGCATCGGCTACCTGGCTCACCGCCAATTCAACATGTTCGGCCGCGATCTGAAGTACGCCATGGTGAAGATCCTCACCGATCCAACGAAAACACTCGGTGATCTGGAACAATTGCTGCAGGATCCCGAGGTTCAAAAGGTGACGGATGAATCCACCCGCGACTTTCAAATCGTCCTGGCGGGAATGACACCACGCGACATCGAATGGCAGGACCGCGTGCTGGACGAGATTCTGTCCCGGACGGGCGGCTGGAAGGTCGAGGCGATGAATTCGCCCGAAGTCAATCCCTGGATGCTGCTCTACCTGATCCGCCTGGGCCACAAGAATCTGAACCTCGTCTTCGGCGGATCCTACGACGGCTGTTTCGGTTTGCTGGGTGCGGCGGACCTCGGAGCCGCCAACGCCGAAGAAGCCGGCGCGTTCAAGAAAGAATGGGAGAAACGCGGTGCCATCGTGGCGGGCGGCGGTGATTGTATGATGGGACCGATCGGCGGCCAGGGCGGAGGCGGGACGTGCCTGTGGGAAAACTTCACCTGCTTCGATCCTTACGACAAGTTCTCCACCGATGGCACGCTGGAGTTCTTCGACGCCTGTACGGAATTCGGGCTGGAGAAGGGCTGGGGCGTCGGGATGGAAAAATGGAACGCGCAGGCCCGCGGTCCGGACGGCAAGACCCCACCGAAGGAGGTGCGCGACAAGATCCATCTTTCCAACCCGCAACCTTCGGCGTTCCGCTACCAACATCGGATTCGGGAGATCTTCAACCCGAACGATCTGGGGGACGCGTATTACGAAACACTTGATGATTGA
- a CDS encoding MoaD/ThiS family protein: MKVCVRLYGTLGRHIEGYEHAHGLLVDIPDGATVGDLFAQLKFTDRRGIVAIMEGRVLDAQETLGDGKMINVFQSIAGG, encoded by the coding sequence ATGAAGGTATGCGTGAGGCTGTATGGGACTTTGGGCCGGCATATCGAGGGTTATGAGCATGCGCATGGCCTTCTGGTCGATATTCCCGATGGCGCGACTGTTGGGGATCTGTTCGCCCAACTGAAATTCACGGATCGCCGTGGGATTGTGGCCATCATGGAAGGCCGGGTCCTGGATGCGCAGGAAACATTAGGGGATGGAAAGATGATTAACGTGTTTCAGAGTATAGCCGGAGGCTGA
- a CDS encoding C-GCAxxG-C-C family protein: MADIDALQGKVQELAARDWDVPAIEARVRKLSQEGIPRKDLNPQELLSQRERILERIERRAQEYNFIVRNCAKGTALAILEEFGLGSMQIIQALSPFPGFGGTGWMCGGVTGSLIALGLYFGSEDVMDYDAVGASIMMARQFMARFEDEVGAVVCPKIHEDVVFGRYMDPAASEENMQAFAEAQGFEKCGLLPGIGARLTAEIILDSMA; the protein is encoded by the coding sequence GTGGCAGATATTGATGCGTTGCAGGGAAAAGTGCAGGAACTTGCGGCCAGAGACTGGGACGTTCCCGCGATCGAGGCTAGGGTAAGAAAACTGTCTCAGGAAGGGATTCCCAGAAAAGACCTCAATCCCCAGGAACTGCTGTCCCAAAGAGAACGAATTCTAGAGAGAATCGAGCGAAGGGCGCAGGAATACAACTTCATTGTCCGCAACTGTGCCAAGGGTACTGCGCTCGCCATCCTGGAGGAATTCGGCCTGGGCAGCATGCAGATCATCCAGGCCCTCTCGCCTTTTCCCGGGTTCGGCGGCACGGGCTGGATGTGCGGCGGAGTGACCGGGAGCCTCATCGCTCTCGGGCTGTATTTCGGCAGTGAAGACGTGATGGACTATGATGCTGTGGGCGCGTCGATCATGATGGCGCGCCAGTTCATGGCCCGCTTCGAGGACGAAGTCGGCGCAGTGGTGTGCCCCAAGATCCACGAAGACGTCGTTTTTGGGCGCTACATGGACCCTGCGGCGAGCGAAGAGAACATGCAGGCCTTCGCTGAAGCCCAGGGCTTTGAAAAATGCGGCCTGCTGCCGGGGATCGGCGCCAGGCTGACGGCTGAGATCATCCTCGACAGCATGGCATAG